A single window of Macadamia integrifolia cultivar HAES 741 unplaced genomic scaffold, SCU_Mint_v3 scaffold205, whole genome shotgun sequence DNA harbors:
- the LOC122065560 gene encoding uncharacterized protein LOC122065560, with the protein MTSNISACDIAKCDYCGKGCSVFTSKSGSHVGKKFFKCSMNCHFFMWVDHLKMCDCGNGQCKVRTAKTSANYGRYFWCCPQSTGVENKGCGMFEWISSSSPSCDTYQTPPRSICSETSTSSSPSPSSDYIKGYLNGAIKESEGHMRMLRDVLDVVKKLDLNKNV; encoded by the exons ATGACATCGAATATATCCGCTTGTGATATTGCAAAGTGTGATTACTGTGGGAAAGGTTGCTCAGTTTTCACTTCTAAGTCAGGGTCACATGttggaaagaaattttttaaatgttcaatgaattgtcacttcttcatgtgggttgaCCATCTTAAGATGTGTGACTGTGGGAACGGTCAGTGTAAGGTCAGAACTGCGAAAACAAGTGCAAATTATGGTCGATATTTTTGGTGCTGTCCACAATCAACTGGG gttgaaaacaaaggttgtggaatgtttGAATGGATATCAAGTTCAAGCCCAAGTTGTGATACTTACCAGACTCCACCTAGGTCCATATGCTCAGAaacatcaacttcatcatctccttccccttcatcagactatatcaaaggatacttgaacggtgcaataaaagaatctgagggtcatatgaggatgttgagagatgttcttgacgtagtcaagaagcttgatttaaacaaaaatgtatga
- the LOC122065546 gene encoding mitochondrial import inner membrane translocase subunit TIM8: MDNSSMNSQELERFLDQEKQKAMLNEVVSKLTSVCWDKCITGSPGSKFSSSESTCLSNCAKRYVDMTRIIVSRFQSMG, from the exons ATGGATAATTCGTCTATGAACTCACAAGAGTTGGAGAGATTCCTAGAC CAAGAAAAACAGAAAGCTATGCTAAATGAAGTTGTGTCAAAGCTTACTAGTGTTTGTTGGGACAAGTGTATCACTGGAAGTCCGGGTAGCAAGTTTAGCTCCAGTGAATCAACTTGCCTTTCCAACTGTGCAAAGCGGTATGTGGACATGACCCGCATCATTGTGAGCCGCTTTCAGTCCATGGGTTGA